The Winogradskyella schleiferi genome contains the following window.
TATTAATATCTACGCTGTAGTGAATGATATCAATCAGATAACTTTTTATCTCCTTTTCCTCTCGTTTTGTAACTATTAGAACATCACTATTGAGTTTCAAAAAGTGCTTCCTATGTACTCTATAAACGAAGAGAATAGCTGTTAATATTTCAATAGATCTACCTTCATTGATATACTTTGAAAAAGTATCAATTAGATATTCTTTTAAGTCTTCAAAACCAGATTTGTCTAATTCAAATCGAGCAACAGAAGAAATAGCTTGCACAATATTTATTTGTTCATCGCTTGCGATTAAGTCTTTTACTATTAAAATTGCTGAGTCTTTATCAGAAACAGATAATCCCGCAACAATATCACTGAGTAATTCGAGATTTTTTCCAGACTTAACAATAATGTTGTAAAAGTCATTTCCAAAAGATTTATTAGTGGAGGATACTCTTTCTATCCCTTTTTGAAATAAGTGCTTACTTTGATTTTCTTTTTGTAATCTAGCAGTCAATCTAGGTAATAAATCCAACAATTCAGTAATTGTAAATATTTCTATATTATTACAAAAATCATTATAACTTGACCAAAACCTTTCTATTGGCTCTTCATTATTGATGTTGTTTAAAAATTGTTTTACTTCCTTCATTTACAATCAACTATTTGATTGCAAAGAAACTTTTTAAATCGAGAATAAAAGAATTAAGCGCAATAAGTTATTTAGGAAATATTAAGAATTAAAAATATTTGTTGAAGAAGTACTTAGTTTTGTAAATCAATTTAATTAGATGAAGGTTGATGTCCATCATCCAATCCGCCTTTTAAACTCAACAATAAAAGCCTGCTTCATTCCGCTACTTTTATAAGAATTTAAAAAACCTTCAAGATTGATTTCCGTCTTAATGTGTTCTGCTTTTTCCTTCGTCATAGCTATGAAGTAGCTGTGTAGAGAATCCTTTAGGGTTTTACCGTTGGGCATCTTTCGATAGGTCTTGCCAAACTCATCTTTCATTCCAGTTTCTCGCTTCATTTCAAGCTCGTAGGCACGTTCAAAGTTGAGCATTGTACGAAGTGTCATAATGTCTTCAGTATCGTCATCGCCAGCTTCTTTTCCTTCATATTTCAAAATAGATTTACGAATAGTCAAACAGATATCCACTACAGCTGGATAAACGAGTTGGCGCTCCAAGGTTTCATTAAAACCTATACGGTAAATACAACCACTAAAACGATCCAATAAGGACGCATCTTGCTTATTGTTTCCAACATAGTTTCCGCTTGCACCTTTACCAATAACGTTACCAGTAGCAATACAACCAAAGTTTCTATGTTTTTTGATTGGCTCATTATTTCCATTAAAAATGATAGCATCTTCACGAGCGCTTTTTGCTAACGCATCGTTTAATAATCCTGCGGTATTGGCATCCAGCTTTGGCATTTCGTCCAGGATTAAAACCTTGCCATCACGCCAAGCTTCAATAAGCGCACCTTCTTTGTAACCAGAAATAGTCTGTCCACCTTTAATGTCAATAGGCGATGTCCATTGATTGCAGTTCACAATAGTAAATGGCAATTCTTGCCCATCGTTTTCTGCGCGACCTTTTATAGCGTAAGCGACCTTTTCTCCAATGGTTGTTTTTCCTGTTCCGGCGCTTCCTACCAAATACGGATTATTTCCAACGCTTAAATCATCCATAATTTTCATAAACTGCGGAATCTGCTGTACTTCTGGTATGTCTAATTTTCTGTTGTTCATTCTTAATTTCTTTTTGCTTTTTTGAATAGCTTGTCAGCAGCTTCGTTAGCTTCTTTTTTGGTTGAGTAAATACTATCGATTACATCTGCATCCATACCACGCCTAAATTTATTTTTGAGTTCTTGCATAGTTGTAGGTTGACCATCAAATATGGATTTTCGAGTTCGATAGAATGGCGTGTACACGATGTACATTTTATTGGGATTGACTTTCATCTATTTCAAAGCAATTTGTAGTTGGTTAATTAGTTCATCGATAGATGCTATTTGAGCAATCGTATCCTCATAAAAGACACGTCCTAAATCTAGAGCAGTGTACTTTCCAAATACAAATTCTGCATTACCATCTTCGTGTAGGTTATTCAAAATAAAATAACCCATTGCCTCAATCGCTTCGTGTAATGGCAAGTCTCTTACTTCTTCAAT
Protein-coding sequences here:
- a CDS encoding AAA family ATPase, with translation MNNRKLDIPEVQQIPQFMKIMDDLSVGNNPYLVGSAGTGKTTIGEKVAYAIKGRAENDGQELPFTIVNCNQWTSPIDIKGGQTISGYKEGALIEAWRDGKVLILDEMPKLDANTAGLLNDALAKSAREDAIIFNGNNEPIKKHRNFGCIATGNVIGKGASGNYVGNNKQDASLLDRFSGCIYRIGFNETLERQLVYPAVVDICLTIRKSILKYEGKEAGDDDTEDIMTLRTMLNFERAYELEMKRETGMKDEFGKTYRKMPNGKTLKDSLHSYFIAMTKEKAEHIKTEINLEGFLNSYKSSGMKQAFIVEFKRRIG